From the genome of Virgibacillus siamensis, one region includes:
- a CDS encoding ABC transporter ATP-binding protein, with translation MESLLHIENLHGGYTHKNVLHGISFDVFPGEIVGLIGLNGAGKSTTIKHVIGLMQAKKGTVSVNGKTFAENPESYRNQMAYIPEMPILYDELTLYEHLRLTAMAYDIPEDVFEKRLQPLLNEFRMEKKLKWFPVHFSKGMRQKVMIMCAFLIEPPLYIVDEPFVGLDPLGIKSYLELMDGMKSNGSGVLMSTHILATAERNCDRFVILHDGEIRAAGTLDELRKDFDMPDAALDDLYVQLTKEDSHV, from the coding sequence GTGGAATCATTGTTGCATATTGAAAATCTGCACGGCGGATATACACATAAAAATGTACTGCACGGAATTTCGTTTGATGTTTTTCCAGGTGAAATCGTTGGACTGATTGGACTAAATGGGGCCGGGAAAAGTACGACAATAAAGCATGTGATTGGGTTAATGCAGGCTAAAAAAGGTACTGTGTCCGTGAATGGAAAAACGTTTGCGGAAAATCCGGAAAGTTATCGGAACCAGATGGCTTACATACCGGAAATGCCAATTTTGTATGATGAGTTGACATTGTATGAGCATTTGAGACTTACTGCGATGGCTTATGATATTCCGGAAGATGTATTTGAAAAAAGGCTGCAGCCGCTTTTGAATGAATTTCGGATGGAGAAAAAACTGAAATGGTTTCCGGTTCATTTTTCAAAAGGGATGCGGCAGAAAGTCATGATTATGTGCGCTTTTCTGATTGAACCGCCATTGTATATTGTGGATGAACCCTTTGTGGGGCTGGATCCGCTTGGCATCAAATCATATCTTGAATTAATGGATGGTATGAAATCCAATGGTTCGGGTGTGCTGATGTCCACCCACATACTGGCGACCGCGGAACGGAATTGCGACCGGTTTGTCATTCTGCATGACGGGGAAATACGGGCCGCCGGAACATTGGACGAGCTGCGGAAAGATTTTGATATGCCGGATGCTGCGCTCGATGATTTATATGTGCAGTTAACAAAGGAAGATAGCCATGTTTGA
- a CDS encoding aliphatic sulfonate ABC transporter substrate-binding protein, giving the protein MKKVFLLAIITAFSLTLSACGGNNGAKSADGAKEITIGYFPNINHVAGMVAEEKELYSKTLPDGTKVNYQYFPDGSAFMTAIETGDIQGGLVGPGPAMNHFTSGAKINVVAAGSTGGTVIMARKGTNIDKPEDLKGNTFISPRVGCTHDVQFETMMKEEYGITSKRVGGTMKHVTGKPATYNALFKAGKVDAATVPEPWASVIQEKGSGKVLVDTKNVAYGQTLPAAVFVTSQDLVKNNPEMVQHIVDAHKKATKFIQNNPEKAKKIAIKKISEITDQKLSKSVIDNAWKRISFTYKIDGDVLQDFANSSYQLEFLKEKPDLDGLVDTSFIQ; this is encoded by the coding sequence ATGAAAAAAGTTTTCTTATTGGCGATTATTACTGCATTCAGTCTTACATTATCTGCTTGCGGAGGAAATAATGGAGCGAAAAGTGCCGATGGAGCAAAGGAAATCACCATCGGATATTTCCCGAATATTAACCATGTTGCCGGGATGGTGGCGGAAGAAAAAGAATTATATTCCAAAACGTTACCAGATGGAACAAAGGTTAATTATCAATACTTTCCAGATGGTTCAGCATTTATGACCGCCATTGAAACCGGCGACATTCAGGGCGGACTTGTCGGCCCCGGACCGGCAATGAATCATTTCACAAGCGGGGCAAAGATTAATGTCGTTGCTGCTGGTTCAACAGGCGGCACCGTAATTATGGCCCGAAAAGGCACCAACATCGACAAACCAGAAGATTTAAAAGGAAATACGTTTATTTCACCACGAGTGGGCTGTACCCATGACGTCCAGTTTGAAACAATGATGAAAGAAGAGTACGGCATCACCTCCAAACGGGTCGGCGGAACTATGAAACATGTCACAGGAAAACCAGCAACCTATAACGCTTTGTTTAAAGCGGGAAAAGTCGATGCGGCTACTGTACCGGAACCATGGGCATCTGTCATTCAGGAAAAAGGGAGCGGGAAAGTACTTGTAGACACCAAGAACGTAGCATATGGGCAAACACTGCCGGCAGCTGTGTTTGTAACGTCTCAGGACCTGGTCAAAAACAACCCGGAAATGGTTCAACATATTGTTGACGCACATAAAAAAGCGACGAAGTTTATTCAAAATAATCCCGAGAAAGCCAAAAAGATTGCAATTAAAAAAATCAGCGAAATTACGGATCAGAAACTTTCAAAATCAGTAATTGACAATGCATGGAAACGCATAAGCTTCACATATAAAATTGATGGTGATGTGCTGCAGGATTTCGCAAATTCCTCCTATCAGCTTGAATTTTTAAAAGAGAAACCTGATTTAGATGGATTGGTTGATACTAGTTTTATTCAGTAA
- a CDS encoding ABC transporter permease, translating into MFDAHDFFKKRLSSHFKELGRYTRYIFNGHIAFAMMFFVSVMAYYYQQWLKDLPENFPVAIIAGAVLGLLVSYSPVRTLIQEPDLVFLIPAETKMGPYFRDAIIYSYVVQLYILLLAGGALGPLYFATYPDRAGNVYLLTLVVVLIFKLWNLITNWRMLKIREPGIRQVDILARTLINMAVFYFLVKGELLLAGITTILFLFVFVYDFMISRKQAGVLWDVLLEKDQSRMQTFYRIANMFADVPHLKNRVKGRHWLVSLVSRVPFTQKHTFDYLYRISVVRSGDYLGMYVRLIVIGGLFIFFVPNLWMKAIFALLFIYMSSFQMMTLYHHHRTVMWLDLYPVSTKVRQQSLIKLLFQLTFLQTIIFTVLLLVMGVWLGAGIVFAGGIAFNYLFQNGYVKKKIA; encoded by the coding sequence ATGTTTGATGCACATGATTTTTTTAAAAAGCGGCTGTCTTCCCATTTTAAGGAACTGGGAAGATACACCCGCTACATATTTAATGGCCATATTGCGTTTGCCATGATGTTTTTTGTTTCGGTTATGGCTTACTACTATCAACAGTGGCTGAAGGACCTTCCGGAAAATTTCCCGGTTGCCATCATTGCAGGGGCTGTGTTGGGATTATTAGTCAGCTACAGCCCGGTGCGCACATTGATTCAGGAACCGGACCTTGTTTTCCTGATTCCGGCCGAAACGAAGATGGGCCCATACTTTCGGGATGCCATCATCTATAGTTATGTTGTTCAATTGTATATTTTGCTGCTTGCAGGAGGGGCATTGGGACCACTTTATTTTGCAACATACCCTGATCGTGCGGGAAATGTTTACTTACTGACACTTGTAGTGGTTCTGATTTTTAAGCTGTGGAATCTGATTACCAACTGGAGAATGCTGAAAATCAGGGAACCAGGTATTCGCCAAGTGGACATTCTTGCACGTACGTTAATTAACATGGCTGTTTTTTATTTCCTTGTGAAAGGTGAACTGTTGCTTGCGGGTATTACTACAATTCTGTTTCTGTTCGTGTTTGTGTATGATTTTATGATTTCCCGAAAGCAGGCAGGGGTTCTGTGGGATGTTCTTCTGGAAAAGGATCAGAGCCGGATGCAGACATTTTACCGGATTGCCAATATGTTTGCGGATGTTCCGCATCTGAAAAATCGGGTAAAAGGACGGCATTGGCTTGTTTCGTTGGTCAGTCGTGTGCCGTTTACCCAAAAGCATACATTTGATTATCTGTACCGGATTTCGGTCGTCAGAAGTGGTGATTATCTTGGGATGTATGTACGGCTGATTGTTATTGGCGGTTTATTCATATTTTTCGTACCAAACCTTTGGATGAAAGCCATTTTTGCATTGTTGTTCATTTACATGAGCAGCTTCCAGATGATGACACTGTATCACCATCATCGAACGGTTATGTGGCTTGATTTGTACCCCGTTTCCACAAAGGTTCGGCAGCAGTCATTAATCAAATTACTATTCCAGTTGACATTCCTGCAGACAATTATTTTTACAGTACTGCTGCTCGTGATGGGTGTTTGGCTTGGTGCAGGGATTGTCTTTGCCGGAGGGATAGCATTTAATTATCTTTTCCAGAACGGGTATGTAAAAAAGAAGATTGCATAA
- a CDS encoding sensor histidine kinase, with amino-acid sequence MLHKMSSIRFIYIRSHLYAVFLTTVILLSLLLSIYVLGSPDWLSALGIFIFILLYILVGVFISFYAGFKSGGEMKERLDYLSGLITQFSNGNYHSKIYFNENDEITRIGNEMNELGGKLQNQVKSLQRMADEKADFAKSAHKAAVIEERQRLARDLHDAVSQQLFAITMMSEASLRQLEIDPAVAKEQLRDIAESALKAQTEMRALLLHLRPVHLSGEPLREGIKKLIDELKQKTALEFKVAMNDNIELSDTVEEHVFRIIQEALSNTLRHSKATNVTIEAFIRSDELFVHISDNGEGFHVKEDTGRKTSYGLKTMRERTEELGGTFAIRSTKGEGTYIDLRIPC; translated from the coding sequence ATGTTACACAAAATGAGCAGCATTCGTTTTATATATATTCGCTCCCATCTATATGCTGTATTTCTTACAACGGTCATTTTATTGTCGCTTCTTTTATCCATTTACGTATTAGGTTCTCCCGATTGGCTATCAGCACTCGGTATATTTATTTTCATATTATTATATATTCTGGTTGGTGTGTTCATTTCATTCTATGCCGGTTTTAAATCGGGTGGTGAGATGAAGGAGCGGCTTGATTATTTATCCGGACTTATTACACAATTTTCCAATGGGAATTATCATTCAAAAATTTATTTTAATGAGAACGATGAAATTACTCGTATTGGCAATGAAATGAATGAGCTTGGGGGAAAATTACAAAATCAGGTGAAATCATTACAGCGGATGGCGGATGAAAAGGCCGATTTCGCTAAATCAGCGCACAAGGCAGCTGTGATTGAGGAGCGGCAGCGGCTCGCCCGGGATTTACATGATGCAGTCAGCCAGCAGTTGTTTGCGATTACGATGATGTCAGAAGCATCACTTCGGCAGCTGGAGATTGATCCGGCCGTCGCAAAAGAGCAGCTTAGGGATATTGCCGAAAGCGCTTTGAAGGCACAAACCGAAATGCGGGCACTGCTGCTGCATCTGCGTCCGGTTCATTTATCGGGTGAACCATTGAGGGAAGGTATCAAAAAACTGATAGACGAACTGAAACAGAAAACAGCGCTCGAATTCAAAGTCGCTATGAATGATAACATTGAGTTATCTGATACAGTTGAAGAGCATGTGTTTCGGATTATCCAGGAAGCGCTTTCCAACACATTAAGACATTCGAAAGCGACAAATGTTACAATTGAAGCTTTCATCCGGTCTGATGAGTTATTTGTACATATCAGCGACAATGGGGAAGGCTTCCATGTGAAAGAGGACACCGGACGCAAGACGTCGTACGGGCTTAAAACAATGCGGGAGCGCACAGAAGAGCTCGGCGGCACATTTGCCATCCGGTCGACAAAAGGGGAAGGAACATATATTGATCTTCGGATTCCATGTTAA
- a CDS encoding HIT family protein, protein MGHEDCIFCKIINGDIPSAKVYEDEAVYAFLDISQVTKGHTLVIPKTHTKNIYETPPEIASKLFSRVPKIAAAIKERFKPIGMNLLNNNEAPADQSVFHLHIHIIPRYGDGDGFSSNWTTHGDNYSTEDLQQIAADIQGNI, encoded by the coding sequence ATGGGTCATGAGGATTGTATTTTCTGCAAAATTATTAATGGGGACATCCCTTCCGCAAAAGTATATGAAGACGAAGCTGTTTATGCTTTTCTGGATATCAGCCAGGTAACAAAAGGACATACACTTGTAATTCCAAAAACACATACCAAAAATATTTATGAAACACCGCCGGAAATAGCCAGCAAATTATTTTCCCGAGTTCCAAAAATTGCCGCTGCCATTAAAGAGCGTTTTAAGCCGATTGGCATGAACCTGCTGAACAACAACGAAGCACCAGCTGATCAGTCGGTCTTTCATTTGCATATTCATATCATTCCAAGATACGGAGACGGAGATGGCTTTTCATCCAATTGGACGACACATGGCGACAACTATTCGACCGAAGATCTTCAGCAAATTGCCGCTGATATTCAAGGGAACATCTAG
- a CDS encoding thioredoxin family protein encodes MKKKMVIFGIVIVVLFAGLYFVIDFKNDKAMEDNPYGKEDLHQATIDQLDSPYYGNQILPDELGKKVDSGESLFVYFYSPTCPHCKKTTPMLAPLAKDMNVDMKKLNLIEFPQMAPKYTIMSTPTLVYYKNGKEVDRVTGSQSKELFTAFFNEYKDGTDKKASKG; translated from the coding sequence ATGAAAAAGAAAATGGTTATTTTTGGGATTGTCATTGTAGTCTTGTTTGCAGGACTTTATTTTGTTATTGATTTCAAAAATGATAAGGCAATGGAAGACAATCCGTATGGAAAAGAAGACCTGCATCAAGCAACTATCGATCAGTTGGACAGCCCGTATTACGGAAATCAGATTCTGCCGGATGAACTCGGGAAAAAAGTGGACAGCGGAGAAAGTTTATTCGTTTATTTCTACAGCCCGACATGCCCGCATTGTAAAAAAACGACACCGATGCTGGCACCACTTGCAAAGGATATGAATGTGGATATGAAAAAGCTGAACCTGATTGAATTTCCGCAAATGGCTCCAAAATATACGATAATGAGTACACCTACACTTGTTTACTATAAAAACGGTAAAGAAGTTGACCGTGTAACAGGTTCACAGTCAAAAGAATTATTTACAGCATTTTTTAACGAATATAAAGATGGAACAGATAAAAAGGCCAGCAAGGGATAA
- a CDS encoding ABC transporter permease, which produces MKINLVVKRILFLIAVIVIWQLIFTMNLFPDIIFPSPEQIGTALYEGFASGSLVKALGASLKHLLIGLSLAIIFGTILGVIFGKSNQADETAGMYLVALQSIPSIVWVPLAIMLFGFTEFAVIFVVVLGGTFVMALNVRTAIHNVSPQLIRAAKTMGTSGFGLFRRVEIPASVPYFMQGLRLAWAFSWRALMAGELLSNGPGLGYSLRYAQDYARMDQVIGIIIIIGVIGAVVDQLVFSKLEKNVMQRWGLRTKT; this is translated from the coding sequence ATGAAAATTAACCTGGTCGTAAAGCGAATACTATTTTTAATTGCTGTCATCGTAATATGGCAATTGATTTTTACAATGAATCTATTTCCGGATATTATTTTTCCTTCACCAGAACAAATTGGCACTGCATTATATGAAGGGTTTGCCAGCGGAAGTTTAGTAAAAGCGTTGGGAGCGAGTCTGAAGCACTTATTAATTGGGTTATCGTTAGCCATTATATTCGGTACCATTTTAGGGGTTATTTTCGGCAAATCCAATCAGGCGGATGAAACAGCCGGTATGTACCTGGTCGCATTGCAAAGTATCCCAAGCATTGTCTGGGTGCCGCTTGCTATCATGCTGTTTGGTTTTACCGAGTTTGCAGTTATTTTTGTTGTTGTGCTAGGTGGTACATTTGTGATGGCGCTTAATGTCAGGACGGCTATTCATAATGTTTCGCCACAGCTGATTCGGGCAGCTAAAACAATGGGCACAAGCGGGTTCGGATTATTCCGCCGTGTTGAAATCCCTGCCAGCGTTCCTTATTTTATGCAGGGACTCAGACTTGCCTGGGCATTCAGCTGGCGGGCATTAATGGCAGGTGAATTGCTTAGTAACGGCCCCGGACTCGGTTATTCATTACGATATGCACAAGATTACGCCCGAATGGATCAGGTAATCGGAATTATTATCATTATCGGTGTTATCGGTGCAGTCGTTGATCAGCTCGTATTTTCCAAATTGGAGAAGAATGTAATGCAACGCTGGGGATTACGGACAAAAACATAG
- a CDS encoding disulfide oxidoreductase yields the protein MGNSKSNETLLMLIWGQAFIAMLGSLFYSEIMGYVPCELCWYQRILMYPLVIIYGVAAIKKDIRVALPGLILSGIGVCVSIYHYLVQKLPALEDAGNSCGLVPCNAEYVNYFGFITIPFMAGVAFIVIFVLHIILMKQQGGN from the coding sequence ATGGGAAATTCCAAATCGAACGAAACATTGCTGATGCTTATATGGGGACAGGCGTTTATTGCAATGCTCGGAAGTTTGTTTTACTCGGAAATTATGGGCTATGTCCCATGTGAATTATGCTGGTATCAACGAATATTAATGTATCCGCTTGTTATTATCTACGGAGTTGCCGCAATCAAAAAAGATATAAGGGTGGCACTGCCTGGACTGATTTTAAGCGGAATAGGTGTGTGTGTGTCCATTTATCATTATCTGGTGCAAAAATTGCCCGCATTGGAAGACGCCGGAAATTCATGCGGCTTGGTTCCCTGCAACGCCGAATACGTAAATTACTTTGGATTTATTACGATTCCTTTTATGGCCGGGGTTGCATTTATTGTAATCTTTGTTTTGCATATTATCCTGATGAAACAGCAAGGGGGAAACTAA
- the liaF gene encoding cell wall-active antibiotics response protein LiaF, producing the protein MAMGGGFLRFLFAVVLILAGAGLVLANIGVMDMNMDNAWLYIYPSIFVLFGLKWMIDKIRQKGGSWIFGSFFFIFGSLLLLDRFDVIAFQFWDVYKLWPLLIIYIGFSFIRKPSRIKVTYTSDGNSKGETEYDNSYFSVGEHDYSQPNWKVEPMNLKSMAGDFYMDFSKAFIPDKETPITIKSLAGDVNILIPENIAFRVDASAKAGDIDVAGQKAEGINRRVRYETDDYATAVKKLDLMINMKAGSIRIVTV; encoded by the coding sequence ATGGCAATGGGCGGCGGCTTTTTAAGATTTTTGTTTGCTGTGGTACTGATTTTGGCCGGTGCAGGACTGGTTTTGGCAAATATAGGTGTAATGGACATGAATATGGATAATGCATGGCTGTATATTTATCCTTCCATTTTTGTTTTGTTCGGATTGAAATGGATGATTGATAAAATCCGGCAAAAAGGTGGCAGTTGGATTTTTGGGTCATTCTTCTTTATTTTTGGTTCATTGCTTTTGCTTGATCGGTTCGATGTGATTGCGTTTCAATTTTGGGATGTTTATAAGTTGTGGCCATTATTGATTATTTATATCGGTTTTTCATTTATCCGTAAGCCGAGCAGAATTAAAGTAACCTACACTTCAGACGGTAATAGCAAGGGCGAAACTGAATATGACAACAGTTATTTCTCGGTTGGAGAACATGATTACAGTCAACCGAACTGGAAAGTGGAACCAATGAATCTGAAAAGCATGGCCGGGGATTTTTACATGGACTTTTCCAAAGCATTTATTCCGGATAAGGAAACCCCTATAACCATTAAGTCTTTGGCAGGTGATGTGAACATTCTGATTCCGGAAAATATCGCTTTTCGGGTTGATGCATCTGCTAAAGCCGGGGATATTGATGTTGCCGGACAGAAAGCGGAAGGGATTAACAGAAGGGTGCGGTATGAAACAGACGATTATGCAACAGCAGTTAAAAAACTTGATTTGATGATTAATATGAAAGCAGGATCCATTCGGATTGTAACTGTTTAA
- a CDS encoding phosphatase PAP2 family protein codes for MRKKGYSLFLILFSIMAVLIGIWVVKLVSGNVLYVDQWTRAFVDDLAGSQVFIIFRWITELGSGTFLTPFTIIMAFVLWRLYKELLPAVIFGLGTFSSHLLNVAIKVLVERERPSIFAAADAEGYSFPSGHAMISTVCYGLLSYFIAGKIKNRRTQYLLHVGFALLILLIGISRYIINVHYLTDVLGGFFFGGICIAVLVLLYRFVKKKQEMSPS; via the coding sequence GTGCGAAAGAAAGGTTATTCCTTATTTCTTATTTTGTTTAGTATAATGGCAGTACTAATCGGAATCTGGGTGGTTAAACTTGTGAGCGGCAACGTACTGTATGTCGATCAGTGGACCAGAGCATTTGTCGATGATCTGGCAGGTTCACAAGTGTTTATTATATTCCGATGGATAACGGAGCTTGGTTCCGGGACGTTTTTGACTCCATTTACTATAATTATGGCATTTGTTTTGTGGCGTTTGTACAAGGAATTGCTTCCGGCTGTTATTTTTGGATTGGGGACGTTTTCCAGTCATTTGCTGAATGTTGCGATAAAGGTTCTTGTAGAGCGGGAGCGCCCCAGTATTTTTGCGGCAGCAGATGCGGAGGGATACAGTTTCCCGTCCGGTCATGCGATGATCTCTACCGTATGTTACGGGTTATTGTCTTATTTTATTGCAGGAAAAATAAAGAACAGGCGTACACAATATTTATTACACGTAGGCTTCGCATTGCTTATTCTGTTGATTGGCATCAGCAGATATATCATAAATGTTCATTATCTGACCGACGTGCTGGGTGGTTTTTTCTTCGGTGGAATTTGTATAGCTGTGCTTGTTCTCTTGTACAGATTTGTGAAAAAGAAGCAGGAAATGTCTCCGTCTTGA
- a CDS encoding response regulator transcription factor encodes MVRVVVVDDHEIVRKGIVSYLRTEKDIEIVGQASSGNEGVNVILDTVPDVVLMDLMMENGTGIEATEQVMGELPTCKIIILTSYYDNKQVIPAIEAGAFSYILKTSSAQEIASAIKKAAAGENVIEPKVAGQMMTNFRRGPKQPHEELTERELEVLLCIGDGLTNQEIGEKLYIGIKTVKTHVSNILSKLDVHDRTQAAVYVHKNDLSREKN; translated from the coding sequence ATGGTTCGCGTAGTAGTAGTAGATGATCATGAAATTGTCCGAAAAGGAATTGTTTCGTATTTACGGACAGAAAAAGATATAGAAATTGTCGGGCAGGCATCAAGTGGCAATGAAGGGGTAAATGTCATTCTGGATACTGTCCCCGATGTTGTGCTGATGGATCTTATGATGGAGAATGGTACCGGTATTGAGGCCACGGAACAAGTTATGGGGGAACTTCCCACATGTAAAATCATTATTTTGACCAGTTATTATGACAATAAACAGGTGATTCCTGCCATTGAAGCGGGTGCATTCAGTTATATATTAAAAACATCATCGGCCCAGGAGATTGCTTCAGCCATCAAAAAGGCTGCCGCAGGGGAAAATGTGATTGAACCGAAAGTTGCCGGTCAAATGATGACCAATTTCCGCCGCGGACCAAAGCAGCCGCATGAAGAGTTAACGGAGCGTGAACTCGAGGTACTGCTTTGCATCGGAGATGGTCTGACAAACCAGGAGATTGGGGAGAAACTGTATATTGGTATTAAGACCGTGAAAACCCATGTAAGCAATATTCTTTCCAAACTTGATGTACATGACCGCACACAAGCGGCTGTATATGTTCACAAAAATGACTTATCCCGCGAGAAAAATTAG
- a CDS encoding M20 family metallopeptidase, producing MLQEIHKKLDEHYSEMVEIRRYLHQYPELSFQETKTAKYIADFYQELDIPCQTNVGGNGVIATLKGGKPGKTVALRADFDALPIQDQKDVPYKSKIDGVMHACGHDGHTAGLLILAKTMKNFQEQLPGTIVFLHQHAEEYAPGGAKPIIESGALDHVDAVFGTHLWATTPFGVLQTSRHAFMAGADRFDVTIQGKGGHGGYPHETKDAIVIGSQIVSQLQQIISRRLDPLETAVITIGQFEAGSAFNVIADTAKLVGTVRHLNTEVRDQIVTEIEKIIEGICVGNDVTYTLNYEKGYPPLINNASETDLLLQASEKVPEVKKAEVVKPVMAGEDFAYYTMEKPGAYFFTGAKLEGNTYPHHHPMFDIDERALPVAAKTLIAAYFEFQEQYG from the coding sequence ATGCTGCAAGAAATACATAAGAAACTGGATGAACACTATTCCGAGATGGTGGAAATCCGGCGTTACCTTCACCAGTATCCGGAACTTTCATTTCAGGAAACAAAAACGGCAAAATATATCGCTGATTTTTATCAGGAACTGGACATCCCCTGCCAGACAAATGTTGGCGGGAACGGTGTTATTGCAACACTTAAAGGTGGTAAACCCGGGAAAACTGTTGCACTAAGGGCGGATTTTGATGCACTACCGATTCAGGATCAAAAAGATGTTCCGTACAAATCAAAGATCGACGGTGTCATGCACGCATGCGGGCATGATGGGCACACAGCCGGCCTGCTTATACTTGCCAAAACGATGAAAAACTTCCAAGAACAGCTTCCTGGAACGATTGTGTTTTTGCATCAGCATGCCGAAGAATATGCACCCGGCGGAGCAAAGCCAATCATTGAATCCGGTGCACTCGACCATGTGGATGCTGTCTTTGGCACACACCTTTGGGCAACAACTCCGTTTGGTGTTTTGCAGACATCAAGGCATGCATTCATGGCCGGCGCTGATCGGTTTGATGTGACTATTCAGGGAAAAGGCGGCCATGGAGGATATCCGCATGAAACGAAAGATGCGATTGTAATTGGCTCACAAATTGTTTCACAGTTGCAGCAAATTATCAGCAGACGACTTGATCCGCTGGAAACTGCAGTTATTACAATTGGGCAGTTCGAGGCAGGATCAGCATTCAATGTCATTGCAGATACGGCAAAACTGGTCGGTACTGTACGGCATTTGAATACAGAGGTCAGGGATCAAATCGTCACGGAAATTGAGAAAATCATCGAAGGGATCTGCGTTGGAAACGATGTTACGTACACTTTGAACTATGAAAAAGGTTATCCACCGCTTATCAACAACGCGTCTGAGACTGATCTTTTATTGCAGGCAAGTGAAAAGGTACCTGAAGTGAAAAAAGCGGAAGTCGTAAAGCCGGTGATGGCTGGAGAAGATTTTGCCTACTACACGATGGAAAAACCGGGAGCTTATTTCTTTACCGGTGCAAAACTTGAAGGTAACACCTATCCACACCACCATCCAATGTTTGATATTGACGAACGAGCCTTACCAGTAGCCGCTAAAACATTGATTGCCGCTTATTTTGAGTTTCAGGAGCAATATGGATAG
- a CDS encoding ferritin-like domain-containing protein — MDQDLKNLIDGLNEDLAHEYAAAIQYTYSASVVTGLYRSALKPFFEDEINDEMGHALYLSEKIYNIGGTPTTKAAEIPQPTEVKDLLEASLQSEKDTIERYEKRKKQADGLGYTELVVKLEDMIADETHHKEEIERLLSDPRVS; from the coding sequence ATGGATCAGGATTTAAAAAATTTGATAGATGGTCTTAATGAAGACCTCGCACATGAATATGCCGCAGCAATACAATACACGTACAGTGCATCGGTTGTAACGGGGCTGTACCGCTCGGCCTTAAAGCCATTTTTTGAGGATGAAATAAACGATGAAATGGGACACGCACTTTATTTATCCGAAAAAATTTATAATATCGGCGGTACACCAACAACGAAGGCAGCCGAAATCCCACAGCCTACAGAAGTAAAAGATTTACTTGAAGCATCATTACAATCAGAAAAAGATACAATCGAGCGCTATGAAAAACGCAAAAAACAGGCTGATGGCCTCGGCTATACCGAGCTGGTTGTCAAGCTGGAAGATATGATTGCTGATGAAACACACCATAAAGAAGAAATTGAACGATTACTATCAGATCCGCGAGTTTCCTGA
- a CDS encoding aromatic amino acid lyase — translation MEEVRRVVFDHELIFLSGSSRERIMTSRQTAERMLAEKQTMYYGINTGFRKFSDVEERHR, via the coding sequence ATGGAAGAGGTTCGCCGTGTTGTTTTTGACCATGAACTGATTTTCCTGTCAGGGTCATCACGGGAAAGAATCATGACCAGCAGGCAGACAGCTGAAAGGATGCTGGCTGAAAAACAGACCATGTATTATGGCATTAATACAGGTTTTAGGAAGTTCAGTGATGTCGAGGAAAGGCATAGGTGA